DNA from Lactobacillus johnsonii:
TAATTGCTTTAGGAATTTTAGGGGCTTTAATGCTGATCCTGATGTTTAGTCAATTATTTGCAATAGGTCGTATTATGATTAGCAATAATTTAATTAACATACCTACGAAAGTGTTAGATGAAATAGTCACTTTCTTCTTATTCTTTGAATTTTCGGCTATGATTGTGGCAGCCTTAAAGCATATGGGTCATACAAGCTTAAACTTTTTAATGAGTCTAGGAATTACAGCCCTTTTAAGAAATTTAATTACTGCGCATGGTGAACCAATGCAAATTTTAATTCATGCAGTAGCAATATTATTACTAATTATTGGAGTAGTAATTTTGAACAAACATATCAAATTATAGATTTAATTCATAGGCTAAACGACTAGGATCCTCTGGATCTTCATCAACCATAATAATCCCACGTTCAATAAAATTATTTTTTAAAGCTAAATGTTGCATAATTTGATTTTTACGTGATGTATCAATTCTAAAATTTTTAATTCCTTGATTTACCATAATTGAAATCAAATCTGAAAACATAAAATTAGCTAAGTGCATCCCGCGATACTTACTGCTAATAGCTAAACGATGAAAAGTAGCATAATCATCGTTAGTATTTTTCCACTCCCCATTTATTTTCTGATAAGTTGGCTCTATCCCAACAACACTTGCCGCATAGCCAGCTACCTGATCATCTACCATTAAGACCAAAGCATTTTTATTCTTAATATCAGTTAAAATTGTATCTTCGTTTGGATAGGTTCCTTGCCATTGACTACTACCACTCTGCTTTAGAAAATCTTTTGCTTCATTAATAATAATCATGATATTTGATAAGTCATCATTAGTAGCATAGCGTGTGTAAATTAAAGTCATAATCTCACTCATTTCATTTTTTCTACTAGTATACCTAACAAGGCAGGGCCGTGGCCCTGCTTTTTTAGGTTATATTAAATATTAATGTAAAAAAAGAGCCTTTCAAATAAAGTTTTCTAAAACTTTATTTGAAAGACTCTTAGTTAATACCCTGAGTGCTGAATGCCAGGATCGAACTGGCGACCTCTTCTTTACGAGGGAAGCGCTCTACCAACTGAGCTAATTCAGCGTTAACACTAGAATTATAACAAAGATTTTCTTCCCCTGTAAAGCATCATAAAAATTTTACAAATAAAAAAGTCGAAGTACCACTACTTCGACTTTTAATTAAAAGTTAGCCGTATCTGGATCAGTAGCTAAGCCGCTAACCCCATGTAAACTATCTAATTTGCTCATCTGCTCATCATTTAATTCAAAATCAAATACATCAATATTGGCTGCAATGTATTTATCGTGAACAGATTTAGGTAAAGGTAAAAATCCATGTTCTAGCGACCAACGAATTAAAACTTGAGCCGGTGATTTTCCGACTTCATTAGCTATTTCGCCAACAACTTCATTTCCTAATAAACCACCAGTGCCTAATGGACTGTATGCTTCACTTAATAATCCTAGCTCTTCATTTACTTTCACTACATCTGATTGTAAATCACTTGGATTAAGCATAATTTGGTTAACGGCTGGTTTTATTTCTGCAGTTTTAAGCAATTCCTCTAGGTGATGCTTTCTAAAATTAGAAACTCCAATAGCTCTAATCTTACCCGCCTTAACTGCTTCTTCCATAGCTCTCCAGCTTTCTGCATTTGCTTCAGCCCAGTGATCTCGAAGAGCCAATGGATTAGGCCAGTGAATTAAATATAAATCTAAATAATCTGTCCCTAAATTTTGCAAACTTCTATCAATTGCAGCTTTTGATTCTTTATAACCGTGATCTGAATTCCAAAGTTTAGTAGTGATAAATAAGTCATGGCGGTTAATGCCACTATTCTTAATTCCCTCTCCTACACTTTCTTCATTTCCATAAGCTGCAGCAGTATCAATATGTCTATATCCACTATTCAATGCTGCTTCAACTACGTGTTTTGCCACATCCCCGTCTGGAGTTTGCCAAGTACCAAAACCAATAATCGGAATTTTGACACCATTATTCAATGTATATGTATCTTCAATTGAATTAAATTTCATATTTTTCCTCGTTTCTTTAATTACTTACATTATAAAAGTAATTTTTGCTTTTTTCATGAAATTTAGCTTTTTACAATTAATTTATTTAAATAAGTCATTAAAAGCTTCAGACATTGTCGGATGAGTATAAATCTGATCTCTTAAAACCGTATAGGATAAATGGGCCTTCATCGCTAAAGAAATCATACTAATCAATTCATATGACTCAATTCCATAAAGTGTAGCCCCTAGAATTTTTTCAGTTTCTGGGTCAACGAGTGCCTTAAATAAACCTCTATAATCTTTTGCAACCTTTGCTTTAGGAATTGCTGTAACGGGCAACTTAAATAACTTGTATTCTTTTCCTAATCTATTTGCTTGCTTCTCATTTAAACCAACTTGAGACAAGGCGGGTGAAATAAATACACTATAAGGAACTACCTTTCGGTCACTAACCATGCGAGCACCCGTACCAAACAGTTGATCTTTAATAATTCTAAAATCATCTAAAGAAATATAGGTAAATTGAAGACCACCTTTAACATCTCCGATTGCCCACACATTCTCCACAGTAGTTCTTAGAAAATCATCTACTTTTATAGCGCCACGATCAGTTGTTTCAATCGCGGTATTTTCTAAACCTAAGTTTTCAGTATTTGGTTTACGACCAGTTGCTACCAAAATTCGGTCTGCATTAATCATCTTTCTTTTTCCATTTATTTGATAGGTAATTTTTGCATCACTTGTTTCATCAGTAATTTTTTCAATATCAGCACCAAGTTCAAACTTAATACCAGCATCTTCCATATCTTTTCTTACTGCATTACTAATATCCTCATCTTCACGAGCTAAAAATTCCTTATTATGATCAAGCACTGTAACTTTACTACCATATTTTGCAAACATGCTAGCAAATTCCAAGCCAATATATCCCGCTCCAATAATTGTTAAATTCTTTGGCCTCTTCTTTTCATCCATGGCTTGAGTTGAATCAAGGATATACTTGCTTTCTTTTAAGCCCGGGATTGGTAACATCACTGGAACTGCACCAGTATTAATGAAAATACGGTCTCCTTTATACTGAACCTTTTTACCATTAGAAAGTTTTACTTCAATTTCATGATCAGCAATAAAATGCGCTTCTCCATCTAATACAGTTACAGTCTTTTCGTCTGCAAGCATATGATAGTTTTTCTCCCGCAATTGTGCAGTCATTTCATTTTTACCGTTTACCGCATCCACATAAGAAACGCCGTTAGCTGCTTCAATAATTAATCTTTTTGAAGGTAGGCAGGCAATGTTAATACAAGTACCTCCATACATCTTATTAGATTTTTCAATTACTAATACTTCTTCTCCCTTTTGTGCTAGAAACTTAGCTAAGGTTTTCCCACCTTTTCCAAAGCCGATAATTATGTTTTTAATTGTCTCCATATCATTTTCCTCTTACTTTTTACAAGTTTATTCTTTTAACTATTATTTTATACATAAAATATTAATTTGCATCTTTTATGCTTATAATTTTTTATATAAAATCATTTTATTTAATAGGTAAAAAAATGGGAATTGTAGAACAACATGTACGAATGGCAAAAAAGCATAATGAAATAATAGGGAAAAAATATAAGGCTGAGATAAAGTGTAGTGCCATGCAAAGTAAAATATTTACCAATGCCTCAGAAGTGAAATATACAGGAAATAATTATCCTATTTTAAGTTTTAAAAATATAGATTCAGCACATGCGGGAATATCTCTAAAAGAAAAAGATCCTAATCTAAAAGTAGCTATTCTTAATTTTGCAAATTACACCATACCAGGAGGAGGCTACTTACACGGAGCACTAGCTCAAGAAGAAGTTTTATGTCATCAATCAGATCTTTATCAAGTTCTAATCAAATTTTCTCAATACTATAGCTGGAATCAAATTAATCTCAATCAAAACTTATATGAACATCGTGCTATTTATACTCCTAATATTGTATTTACAAATTTAGACGGAAGTTTTGTTAATACACTAGACGTTATCACTTGTGCTGCTCCTTGTTATACTATCGCCAAACATAATAACATTTCTTATGAAAAAGCTTGTATAGTACTAAAAAAAGAATGGAATTTGTAAAAAACATCGCTGAATATGAAAGAATAGATAAATTAATTTTAGGGGCCTGGGGAGCTGGGGAGCTGGGGCGTTTGGCTTTCGTGGAATTGAAGTTGCTAAGATGTGGCATGATGTATGGCGCACTCCCTCACCGATTAAAGAAATACAATTTGCAGTAATAGATCATTTAGGATTTCAAAATGCACAAATTTTCAAATCAGAATTTTCAAACTAAGCTATTATGATAAAATTAACTTGATTCGGTTATTATTTATTTAAAAAGGAGTAACGTTAATGCGAGTATTAGTTATCGGCGGAGCTGGTTACATTGGCTCTCACGCTGTTAGAAAATTAATTGAAGAAGGAAACGATGTTGTTGTCCTTGATTCTCTCTACACTGGTCACAGAAAAGCTGTCGACAAGAGAGCTAAATTCTATCAAGGTGACATTGAAGATACTAATTTAGTAAGCAAAATCTTACGTGATGAAAATATTGACGCAGTAATGCACTTTGCTGCTTACTCATTAGTTGGTGAATCAGTTAAGAAACCTTTGAAATACTACGATAATAATGTTTCTGGGATGATTTCACTACTTCAAGCTATGGAAGATGCTAAAGTTAAATATTTAGTCTTCTCTTCTAGTGCTGCTACTTACGGTATTCCTGAAAAATTACCAATTACTGAAGACACTCCATTAAATCCAATTAACCCATATGGTGAAACTAAGATGATGATGGAAAAGATTATGCACTGGGCTGACAAGGCTAATGGTATTAAGTCAATCGCTCTTCGTTACTTCAATGTAGCTGGTGCTTCAAGTGATGGTTCAATCGGTGAAGATCACGGACCTGAAACTCACTTGATTCCTAACATTTTAAAGAGTGCTATTGCGGGCGACGGTAACTTCACTATTTTTGGGGATGACTATAACACTAAAGATGGTACTAACGTCCGTGACTACGTTCAAGTTGAAGACCTAATTGATGCTCATATCTTAGCTCTTAAGCACGTGATGGACACTAATAAATCTGATGTCTTTAACTTAGGTACTGCCCAAGGATACTCTAACTTAGAAATTCTTGAAGCTGCTAAGAAAGTTACTGGTATCGACATTCCTTACACTATTGGTGCAAGAAGAGGCGGAGACCCTGATTCCTTAGTTGCTGACTCAAGCAAAGCTCGTAAAGTTTTAGGTTGGAAGCCAAAACATGAAGATGTTGATGACGTAATTGCCACTGCTTGGAACTGGCACAAGAGTCACCCAAAGGGTTACGAAGATAAATAAATCAAAAAAATCCATTCAATCATCACGACTGAATGGATTTTTTTATTGCAATTGATTAACGCATTTTCTCATTTCTTCAATATCTAAAATACTATGAGCAAATTCTTTTCTCACTAATTCATCGGGCAGATATTCATCATATTTATCAAATACCGGTACTTCATTTGGATACACTAGCTCTAATGGGTCAAAATCTTTATTAGCTTCTTCTACTAAAATTTCTAAAAATTCTTCCTTACTTACATCCATTGCAAATTGCATAAAATACGGACGACTAGAATTAAAGCCGCGCAAGCCAATTCGCTTAGCACACTTCATTTTGATTAATCTTTCTAAAGCTAAGAATGCATATGTTCCTGTCCACGGAAAGAGACACCACATTTTTCCACCTAAGTTAATTAAGTTACTTTCTAGCATACCCGAAGTTTTAGCAGTATCACGCACTTCTTTAAGACGCGCAATAGCATGCTTCATTAGATAGGGGTATTGCTTTTGCTCGGTTAAAATTTTATTCATTCTTTGTAAAATCTTAGGCTGAATATCGCCTGCAACATCCCCAAAATATGCCGGAATACGTCCTTTAACAGGATGGCAATAGACTTGATGTCGTTTACGATCTACATCCTCTACTACCCAAACACGACCCGCTATCGCTATTTTATCCCCAACCGGCGGTGGTTTAACAATAGTTCCCAGCTCTTCTGATTCTGACTTAACAGAATATTCTTCATTTTCTTGAAAAACAGCATAAAACTTAAAATTATTAACTATGCGTTCACCACTTAGACCTACAATTAAACCACCATTTTCAGTTTGCTGAATATGATCTTCTTTAATTAGATGTCTAAGTAATACTCGATAATCATCTTGACTAACATTCCGAAAATAATGCAGTGTCAATACTCGCGACGCTAGCTCTGCAGGCGTCATTTCACCATTCGAAGCTAAAGTAGACATGGTCTGATGGTAGAGCAAACTATATGGTAAGCGATTTGGTTCAGGAGGTTCTACCCATCTTTCTTCTAGATACAGTTGAACCAAAGCAATTCCTTGTAATAAAGACCATGGAATAATCTCAGGAAGCATCGCACGGGACTCAGGATGTGATTCGCGCATTACAAACCACATTTCCGAAGGATTGCTTCTACGTCCTGTTCTCCCCATCCTTTGTAAAAAGCCAGATACAGTAAATGGCGCATCAATCTGAAAAGCACGCTCTAATTTTCCAATATCGATACCTAATTCAAGTGTGGCGGTAGCACAAGTAGTCATCAAAGAATCTTCATCTTTCATTTTTGCTTCAGCAGTTTGCCGATAAGCAGCAGATAGATTACCATGATGAATTAAAAAACGATCTGGTTCATGTTTTACTTCACAGTATTGTCTTAATATCTGACAAACTGCTTCACATTCTTCCCGGCTATTAGTAAAGACTAAGCATTTTTTGCCGCGTGTATGTTCAAAAATATAAGCCATTGATGGATCAGCTGTGTTTGGAGCGTGATCACTTTTCTCATCTAAAACTGGTTGAGCAGGATCAAAATCATTGCTATCAGCCTGTGGGCCATTATCGTAAAAGTGTTCCATTGATAGCCGCCAAACTTGTCCACTTCCTTCTACTTTAGGAACAGTAGTTTTACGTTTAGAACCAGCCCCTAAAAATTCAGCCGCAGATTTTGTATCACCAATTGTTGCAGAAAGTCCAATACGACGAGGATCAACACCGGCCATTTTAGATAATCTCTCGATTAAACAAAAAGTTTGTCCTCCACGGTCAGATCTTAAAAAAGAATGCAATTCATCAATTACAATATATCTCAGATCATGAAACAAATTAGGAATATCCATATGTTTATTAATCATCAATGACTCTAAAGATTCCGGTGTGATTTGTAAAATACCAGAGGGAAGTTTAAGTAATTTTCTTTTTTGTGTCTGAGTCACTTCGCCATGCCAACGCCATACAGGAATATCAACATCCTGACAAAGTTCATTTAACCGTTCATATTGATCATTAATTAGTGCTTTTAGTGGAGAAATATACAATACACCTACTGATTGAGGAGGATTTTCATAGAGATCAGTTAAAATTGGAAAAAATGCTGCTTCAGTTTTACCAGAAGCAGTCGACGCAGCTAGCAAGACATTATCTTGACTATTAAAAATAGTTTCTGCTGCTCCAACTTGAATTGAACGGAGATTTTTCCATCCATGTTCATAAATATAATCTTGAATAAAGGGAGCAAAACGTGTAAAAATATCCATTTTTCACTTAAATTCTAAACTCAGCAAAATCATCAGACTTTTCATTAGAAACTGCCTCTGATTCGGCATAAGAAAACTTATCCGAATTAAGTAGTTTTTCAACATCAGTCTCTGGATTTTGCCAAACAATGTCTAATAATTCAATAAAATCACGAATAATCTCACGTGGCGTAATATTTGTTGATGCTCCCACACGTGAATATTCAATTTTTATGAACTTTTGTAAATCATCCTCTGTAATTGTTTTTTCATATCCATACAGATTAGCATGCATCTCTGCAAGTTTTTCAGTTAAAACAAGCATTTCTTCTAGGGTAAGAGGTTCAAGCTTAATAACAGGTGCATACATATCTCGATTGCCGGCTTCAGAAAATTTTCCACTAGCAAGACGTGAGCGCAATGCTTCATATGAATATACTCCGCGTCTCTTATCTTCAATTGCCTGCGGAGTTCCACCCATAATAATTCCAAGATACTTCGACTTTCCTTGTAAGGCATCATTGTACATTGTTAATATCTTTTCATAGTTATATTGGCGGCTAATACTATTTGGAATCTTATAAATATTGACCAATTCATCAATCATAATCATCAAGCCCGCATATCCAGCTTGTCTAAAAAACGATGCAAATAATTTCAAGTACTCATACCAATCATCATCAGATATTACAATATCGACTCCTAATTCTTTCTTAGCCTGTGTTTTATTGGCATATTCACCTCTAAACCACTTAACAACTTTTGCTTTTGTTTTCTCATCATCCTTGATATAGGCTTGATAATACATTTCAAGTAACTTTGCAAAGTCAAACCCGTGCACTAATTCAGAAAGATTAGAAATTACTGCATAAATTTTCTTATTGACTGCGTCTTCAAAGGCAGGAGTATCATCATTTAATCCTGTATCTGATCTAACTTGCATTTGAACCGAATTAATCCAGCGATCCAAAATTAAGGTTAGTGCTCCACCTTCAGGTCTAGTTTTGGTGGAAAGGTTTTGAATTAGTTCTCGATAAGTTGCTAATCCTTGCCCTTTTCCACCCTGTAGCCGTCTTTCCGGCGATAAATCAGCATCAACCACAACAAAATTTTTATCCATTACATAATTTCTAATAGTTTGAAGTAAGAAACTCTTTCCCGAGCCATACCGACCTACTATAAATCTAAAAGAAGCTCCTCCGTCTTTGATTAGCTCTACATCATGTAACAAAGCTTCAACTTCGGCTTTTCTCCCAACAGTAATGTATGGTAATCCGATTCTAGGTACTACCCCACCTTTTAAAGAATTTAAAATAGTTTGAGCTATTCTTTTAGGCACTTTTCTATTTTTATTAATAGCCATACTTTAGTTTGTTCCTTTCAAAAACATATCCTCTAGATCTTCTTGGTAATCTTCAATTACTGTAGGTATATCATTTATAAACTCAATGACATTATCACCAAATTCATCAAAAAGTTTTTCATTTATATTATCAATTATAACGGCAGCCATTAAATGCTGTCCTTTAAGATATTTGTTTAGATCTTTTCCTTTTAAAAGCAAAGTTATGGTGGTCGTCTCTTCTGAGCTTAACCCGTAGTTTTCTTGCTCATCATCTACAACAGCTTCTTCAATTTGCTTATTTTCTTCTTGCTCAGCTTGAAGTTCTTCTTCAGTTAATAAACTGTCTCGAGTCCCCGCTGCATCCGCTCGAATTGTTGATAACTGGGACAGGTTAAATTCAATTTTAGGCTGTTTTAATTTTTGTTCCTCTATTTGATATTCTTTAATCCCATCCCTAATAGCTTTAAGATAATGCTTTTCTATTTTTCGAGGTTTTAAATTTCGTCCCAAATTAAAACATAATCTTATTTTGCGATCTACTTCATGCAAAAAATTACCCATAATACTTTTTTGACCAGTCAATCCCCAGTAAGACTCACAATACCATGTATTCTTTTCTTCATCATAAAAATATTTTCTAATTTGATCAATTTCATAGCTAGTTGTCTTTGGCTCTAGCTGATGATTAAATACAGCAGCTGAAAATAGTTGAACTGTCATCTGATTCTTATAAGCAATATAACTAGTAAAAAAATCAAATCCATCATTCCGTAAATCTAAAATTTTGTGCCAAATTAGGACTAAAAGATGTTCAAATTTTTCTATATTCTTTTTATACAAGGGGCAATTGCTAATCTTATAATTAGATAACTTCATTAAGTTTTCTGCAACTTCGTGGTTAGAAAATTGATCTGGTGATAACAGCCGTTCATACTTTTTATCATTATCTTTTTCTTTAACAAAAAACGTATCATTTGCTTTATTTATATTGTAAAAAACAATATAATCGCGAATCCATCTTTCAAGATAAGCACCCATTTCCGGTGAAAATTTTTGAGCATAATTTTTATTAAAAGTAATTAACTTATCTAATCCTTCTTCTGGATCCTTAATTCCAATTCCATTTAGTAATTCATACAAATAAATGTAAGCATAGGAATCTGAAATTTTTTCATAGATATTTTGTCTAATTTTCGTACGCCAAGTAAAATACGTCCGTGCCTGCCCCACTGTTAAGTCATGATAAGTTGGATAATATCGTAAGAAAGATTGTTTTCCTTTATAGTGCTCTTCGTATGAAGCCATTAATTT
Protein-coding regions in this window:
- the psiE gene encoding phosphate-starvation-inducible protein PsiE — its product is MKKFNKTASKYANILRFFTIIALGILGALMLILMFSQLFAIGRIMISNNLINIPTKVLDEIVTFFLFFEFSAMIVAALKHMGHTSLNFLMSLGITALLRNLITAHGEPMQILIHAVAILLLIIGVVILNKHIKL
- a CDS encoding GNAT family N-acetyltransferase, with the protein product MTLIYTRYATNDDLSNIMIIINEAKDFLKQSGSSQWQGTYPNEDTILTDIKNKNALVLMVDDQVAGYAASVVGIEPTYQKINGEWKNTNDDYATFHRLAISSKYRGMHLANFMFSDLISIMVNQGIKNFRIDTSRKNQIMQHLALKNNFIERGIIMVDEDPEDPSRLAYELNL
- a CDS encoding aldo/keto reductase produces the protein MKFNSIEDTYTLNNGVKIPIIGFGTWQTPDGDVAKHVVEAALNSGYRHIDTAAAYGNEESVGEGIKNSGINRHDLFITTKLWNSDHGYKESKAAIDRSLQNLGTDYLDLYLIHWPNPLALRDHWAEANAESWRAMEEAVKAGKIRAIGVSNFRKHHLEELLKTAEIKPAVNQIMLNPSDLQSDVVKVNEELGLLSEAYSPLGTGGLLGNEVVGEIANEVGKSPAQVLIRWSLEHGFLPLPKSVHDKYIAANIDVFDFELNDEQMSKLDSLHGVSGLATDPDTANF
- a CDS encoding FAD-dependent oxidoreductase, which gives rise to METIKNIIIGFGKGGKTLAKFLAQKGEEVLVIEKSNKMYGGTCINIACLPSKRLIIEAANGVSYVDAVNGKNEMTAQLREKNYHMLADEKTVTVLDGEAHFIADHEIEVKLSNGKKVQYKGDRIFINTGAVPVMLPIPGLKESKYILDSTQAMDEKKRPKNLTIIGAGYIGLEFASMFAKYGSKVTVLDHNKEFLAREDEDISNAVRKDMEDAGIKFELGADIEKITDETSDAKITYQINGKRKMINADRILVATGRKPNTENLGLENTAIETTDRGAIKVDDFLRTTVENVWAIGDVKGGLQFTYISLDDFRIIKDQLFGTGARMVSDRKVVPYSVFISPALSQVGLNEKQANRLGKEYKLFKLPVTAIPKAKVAKDYRGLFKALVDPETEKILGATLYGIESYELISMISLAMKAHLSYTVLRDQIYTHPTMSEAFNDLFK
- a CDS encoding TIGR02452 family protein; the protein is MGIVEQHVRMAKKHNEIIGKKYKAEIKCSAMQSKIFTNASEVKYTGNNYPILSFKNIDSAHAGISLKEKDPNLKVAILNFANYTIPGGGYLHGALAQEEVLCHQSDLYQVLIKFSQYYSWNQINLNQNLYEHRAIYTPNIVFTNLDGSFVNTLDVITCAAPCYTIAKHNNISYEKACIVLKKEWNL
- the galE gene encoding UDP-glucose 4-epimerase GalE; the encoded protein is MRVLVIGGAGYIGSHAVRKLIEEGNDVVVLDSLYTGHRKAVDKRAKFYQGDIEDTNLVSKILRDENIDAVMHFAAYSLVGESVKKPLKYYDNNVSGMISLLQAMEDAKVKYLVFSSSAATYGIPEKLPITEDTPLNPINPYGETKMMMEKIMHWADKANGIKSIALRYFNVAGASSDGSIGEDHGPETHLIPNILKSAIAGDGNFTIFGDDYNTKDGTNVRDYVQVEDLIDAHILALKHVMDTNKSDVFNLGTAQGYSNLEILEAAKKVTGIDIPYTIGARRGGDPDSLVADSSKARKVLGWKPKHEDVDDVIATAWNWHKSHPKGYEDK
- a CDS encoding DEAD/DEAH box helicase; this encodes MDIFTRFAPFIQDYIYEHGWKNLRSIQVGAAETIFNSQDNVLLAASTASGKTEAAFFPILTDLYENPPQSVGVLYISPLKALINDQYERLNELCQDVDIPVWRWHGEVTQTQKRKLLKLPSGILQITPESLESLMINKHMDIPNLFHDLRYIVIDELHSFLRSDRGGQTFCLIERLSKMAGVDPRRIGLSATIGDTKSAAEFLGAGSKRKTTVPKVEGSGQVWRLSMEHFYDNGPQADSNDFDPAQPVLDEKSDHAPNTADPSMAYIFEHTRGKKCLVFTNSREECEAVCQILRQYCEVKHEPDRFLIHHGNLSAAYRQTAEAKMKDEDSLMTTCATATLELGIDIGKLERAFQIDAPFTVSGFLQRMGRTGRRSNPSEMWFVMRESHPESRAMLPEIIPWSLLQGIALVQLYLEERWVEPPEPNRLPYSLLYHQTMSTLASNGEMTPAELASRVLTLHYFRNVSQDDYRVLLRHLIKEDHIQQTENGGLIVGLSGERIVNNFKFYAVFQENEEYSVKSESEELGTIVKPPPVGDKIAIAGRVWVVEDVDRKRHQVYCHPVKGRIPAYFGDVAGDIQPKILQRMNKILTEQKQYPYLMKHAIARLKEVRDTAKTSGMLESNLINLGGKMWCLFPWTGTYAFLALERLIKMKCAKRIGLRGFNSSRPYFMQFAMDVSKEEFLEILVEEANKDFDPLELVYPNEVPVFDKYDEYLPDELVRKEFAHSILDIEEMRKCVNQLQ
- a CDS encoding ATP-binding protein — encoded protein: MAINKNRKVPKRIAQTILNSLKGGVVPRIGLPYITVGRKAEVEALLHDVELIKDGGASFRFIVGRYGSGKSFLLQTIRNYVMDKNFVVVDADLSPERRLQGGKGQGLATYRELIQNLSTKTRPEGGALTLILDRWINSVQMQVRSDTGLNDDTPAFEDAVNKKIYAVISNLSELVHGFDFAKLLEMYYQAYIKDDEKTKAKVVKWFRGEYANKTQAKKELGVDIVISDDDWYEYLKLFASFFRQAGYAGLMIMIDELVNIYKIPNSISRQYNYEKILTMYNDALQGKSKYLGIIMGGTPQAIEDKRRGVYSYEALRSRLASGKFSEAGNRDMYAPVIKLEPLTLEEMLVLTEKLAEMHANLYGYEKTITEDDLQKFIKIEYSRVGASTNITPREIIRDFIELLDIVWQNPETDVEKLLNSDKFSYAESEAVSNEKSDDFAEFRI
- a CDS encoding TerB N-terminal domain-containing protein, which encodes MNTDELLSYAIRHFGKNSISEVNDNPNLVVFSSPITKNWFALLNLDPKNKSLNINVGDFAATIKDLPGFSASSLIKEAKWVEVSLGLSNQKIKKALEYAFKIALMSNKRPNPEKLIYIPDTIQNDEESVYHEQKLNFKNWKRSSNILRKETDSTEEKINLNFEDTQLVPKEIKKMIESYQYSLPGSIRREQNFYLQGKLMASYEEHYKGKQSFLRYYPTYHDLTVGQARTYFTWRTKIRQNIYEKISDSYAYIYLYELLNGIGIKDPEEGLDKLITFNKNYAQKFSPEMGAYLERWIRDYIVFYNINKANDTFFVKEKDNDKKYERLLSPDQFSNHEVAENLMKLSNYKISNCPLYKKNIEKFEHLLVLIWHKILDLRNDGFDFFTSYIAYKNQMTVQLFSAAVFNHQLEPKTTSYEIDQIRKYFYDEEKNTWYCESYWGLTGQKSIMGNFLHEVDRKIRLCFNLGRNLKPRKIEKHYLKAIRDGIKEYQIEEQKLKQPKIEFNLSQLSTIRADAAGTRDSLLTEEELQAEQEENKQIEEAVVDDEQENYGLSSEETTTITLLLKGKDLNKYLKGQHLMAAVIIDNINEKLFDEFGDNVIEFINDIPTVIEDYQEDLEDMFLKGTN